The Nostoc sp. 'Peltigera membranacea cyanobiont' N6 genome contains the following window.
TGAGGGAAACGCTGCAAAGGGTTTTTTCAGCTTAATGCTTAACTCATACTCGCTTGTAGTTTTCACCGAATCTACTATATCACCTAGTAAAAATGAAGGTTTTCCTTTATTTTGAATAAAGCGGTTGATGGTGAACGCCATTGCTTGGGCGTTGAAAGGAGTTCCATCATGAAAAACCACTCCCTGACGTAAGGGGATGGTATAAGTTAAGGCATCTTGACTGACTTTAGGTAATGCTGTAGCTAGCTGTGGCTTAATTTCCGTGCTTCCTGGGTTGTAGGTGTAAAGGCGATCGCTCATATTAAACACCAAGCCTAAAGATGCTAACTCATAAGTATCAGCCGGATCGAGGGTTCTCGGCTTTGCTGTTGTACCTATAGTAATACGACCATCACCTGTAGGGCTATTTACAGAACCCGATGGTGGCGTAGTTGACTGTGGACGAGGAGCGCAACTAACAACTAAAAATAAACATAGAGAGAATAAAGATAGGAATTGTGTAATCCGACCCCACCGTTTCACGGACAAGGAAAACCAGGTCATACAGTTAAATTTTATTTAATTAGAAGTCAGTGATTATACTATATATTCCCTAGTTTTATAGAATTTTTTACAATTACTTACTAATATACATACTTTTTATAGAGGATTTTGCTCGAATATTAAGATTACTATTTGATTTTTGAACAAAATTAGTTATTGTAGACGAGCCAGTGCATTGCGGAGGTTCCCGACGCTCGATGACTCGCTCTAAGCGAAGCCATGCCGAAGGCTTTACGCTACGCTATCCGTTGTAGCAACTGGCGTTGTGTTAGAACGGAGTTCGTAACGCACTATTATCAAGGTTTTGATGCCGTACTCTCCGTGCTAACACATCCTACGTATATTTTCAGAAATCAAACCGGATTCCTATATATAAATTATCTGTATTCAGGATAATTAAATAAAAATACTACAATGCTAAATATAATACTGAGAACTTTATCTTATTTATATTGATGATTTCTATATAATAATTCAAGTTTTTAAAACTAACTGTTCAGAATTTTGAGAACTAGGGTCACGAGAAGAGTAGTTTAATATAAAAATTTCTTTTCCCTTATATCGTTCACCTTTAAAGTTATCTTGTTTACTTTTTCCATTTTTTTGATCGTCGGTTCTATTAATTGTATAATTCCATTCTTTATTGTGTATTTCTAATGCCCATTCATATAGGTTTCTAATTTTTTCGCTATTATCGTAAGTTATAAGATATTTTATTCTCTCCTTATGTATATTTAAGATTTGGCATAGCCGGAAATGGTCATCTTTAGAAAATGAATGAGCATAAAATTTATCTTGGTCTGCATTGAAGTAAGGAGGATCAATAAATAAAAAAGCTCCATCAGGTACAGATTCGATAACTTGTTCAAAGTCAAGATTAGTAATTTTAACGTTTTGAAGTTTCTCAGAAGTTCGTCGTATATTTCTGGGCCAATTCTCTGGACGCATACTGTATTTTTCACCATATCCCCAATAACAGTTTTGATGCTTCATAATCCCAGAGTAGGAGGTTCTATTTAGGTAAAACCATCTGCCAGCTTGTTCTAATTGATTTTGTGGAATGAATTCATTTTTGTAATATTTATGTCTTTCTTTAGTAGCAGATTCACCTGATAAAAAGTTTATTAATTCTTCGGGACGATCTCGAATTATTAATAAGGTATTTATTAATAATTCATCAATATCATTGAGCCAATTAATATTTACTTTATCTTTTACAAAAAATATAGACCCACCCCCAGCAAAAGGTTCAGCATAATAGGAGTGAAAAGGAATATGATTAAGAATCAAATTACGAGCATAAAATTTCCCGCCAGGATATCTAAATGGTGAGTTTATAGGTTTGTTCATAATTACCTAAATTATTCATAGATTTATGTTTCCAATTTACTAACAACCTTGATTTAACGTTGATAATATAAAAATATTATTTGATTGTTAGATGTATTCTTGTCTTGTTGCTTTTCTACTAAAATACATAATATAAATCGTAAAGAAATATTTGTTTTATTAAAACGTGGTTAATAAGTTAAAGAGGATTAACTTAAAACATCATTAGTTATACATAATTAACAAATAATATACGATATTGTAAACAGCAGATTGAAAGTTTAATAGTGAGACTAAAAGCGTGAAGTATTTCTTTCTATCTGAGGGATGGACAGTTGCTAGAGTCTGGGCATCTGATGGACTCTGGCAAGTAACTGCATGGCGACGACAACCAGATATTCAGCGAATGAATGTTTGTTTAGTGGAAGAAAACGAATTGCTATGGCTTTATCGAGTTGAAGAAGCCATTTTAACCGTAGAAGTGAAACCTACAATACCAGACACAGCCAGTACTACCATAGGTCAAGTAGTACTCAAGCGTCTGATGAGTGCTGAACAGGTCATCGAACGCCTAAACACAGCTGAGGCTAAGTGTCAACTGCAAAATATCCAGTTGGTGGTTCAGTAGGTATTAAGGACTGGGGACTGGGGAAACAAGGAGGATAAGAAGAACAATCCATACCTAATAACCAATCACCAGTCCCTAAGACCTAATCCCCACTGCCCTCATAAAGAAAAGATAAGCAAATTTAATCTGTGACGGGTATTGGTAGCGAAAAAACTTAGAGATGCTACGCGATCGCATCAATTTACACGCTTGCAAACAATTCCATCAATAGTTACACTTTTTAAAACATTCTCATTTTTTGCTTGGCGGTGGCTACCCTACAAGGTAAACCTCCCGAAGCGAGTAAGCATTGCCAAAGCGCCCACGCTGTCTGACTTATTAGACTAACTGTGGTAGTACTCTGGCTCTGGCAATAACAAAAAACAAGAGAGAGTTTTCTGAGTGGCGAATTTCGTTTCTTAGAATCTCAGTAAGAAAATTGCTTTGTAAACTAACTCATCGAGGAGGAGCGTAGTCGATGGGACTACCCTGGTACCGAGTACATACAGTCGTTCTGAATGATCCAGGACGGCTGATTTCTGTACACTTAATGCACACAGCCTTAGTAGCAGGCTGGGCTGGTTCGATGGCACTCTACGAACTAGCTGTTTTTGACCCTAGCGATCCAATTCTCAACCCGATGTGGCGACAAGGGATGTTCGTTCTCCCCTTCATGTCGCGTTTGGGCGTTACTCAATCTTGGGGCGGTTGGAACGTTACTGGTGGCCCTGCAAGCGATCCTGGCTTCTGGTCATTTGAAGGCGTTGCTGCGGCTCACATTGTTCTTTCCGGTCTTTTATTCCTAGCTGC
Protein-coding sequences here:
- a CDS encoding DNA adenine methylase; this encodes MNKPINSPFRYPGGKFYARNLILNHIPFHSYYAEPFAGGGSIFFVKDKVNINWLNDIDELLINTLLIIRDRPEELINFLSGESATKERHKYYKNEFIPQNQLEQAGRWFYLNRTSYSGIMKHQNCYWGYGEKYSMRPENWPRNIRRTSEKLQNVKITNLDFEQVIESVPDGAFLFIDPPYFNADQDKFYAHSFSKDDHFRLCQILNIHKERIKYLITYDNSEKIRNLYEWALEIHNKEWNYTINRTDDQKNGKSKQDNFKGERYKGKEIFILNYSSRDPSSQNSEQLVLKT